DNA from Bacteroides zoogleoformans:
ATTTGGGGAGAGGTCTGCAACAGTCAGGTGGCCGTGATAGATTACCGTCTCAATGAAAGTGGCCTGGTGGCTTACACAGGAGATGATGTGGTTAGGGAAATCCATAAGCACAATAGACATTTCCCCGTGATTATCATCACATCTTACGAGGACAATGCCATTCAAGAGTGTACAGAAGTTCAGACAATCAGAGGGAAGGAAATGTTCAATAGTGCTGAGGAATTGAAGAAACTCTGTCACATGATAGATTCGGCAGCGGTTATTTACGAAAAAAAGAAGGCCGAGAGTGAAGACGTCATTTGTGTCTTACAGGAAAAGATAGCCACCGGAGAAAAACTTTCAGATAAAGAAGAAGCAGACAGGTATGATGCAGAAATGTATCTCTCTGAACTGGATTTGGACTCTTCGGCAAGGGGAATCCTGATTAATACAAGAACCCTGAAAGGCATTGACGAGATGTTGTCGTTGGCAAGAAACATTGTTGAAAAGCATAAAAAGTAGTTGAGTGATGGGAGACTTTCGTAAGATTACACCCACCCGTAGAGACAATGCGCCGGATGGGAAGAAATATCAGGATTATAAGCCTCTTTTGCGTGAGGATTTTCACCAGAGGTGCGGATATTGTGGAGATCATGATTATTTTAGGGAAACGTTCTATGAGATAGACCACTTTGTACCTAAAACATTGGCATCAGAAAGAGAGCATGATTATTCCAACCTTGTCTATTCTTGTCGTACGTGCAATAACTCCAAGCGGACTAAATGGCCGACAGGCGATGTGACCAAGCCAAATGATGGCAAAGAGGGATGGATTGATCCTTGCGAAGCAGACTATGCTGTACAATTTGACCGTCTTTCGGACGGCTCTATCAAGAGCAAAACAGAGTTGGGTGCCTGGATGTGGAAAGCTTTGACATTAGGTAATCCGATTCATCGACTGAAATGGTCGCTGGAGATGTTACGTAAAGAATTTGCAAGAACTGAATCACTGGATATATCGGACGTTGAAGAATTGAAGAGAATAAGAACTCTAAATGACTGTTACAGGCGTTTTGAGGAGCAACTTCGGGGCATACCTAACTTCGGCTAATTCTTAATATGCGAGTCCTTATTTATTCGGATTAAAATGCGTTGTTCTCAGTCCCATACTTTGACGTATCTTAGACATCATGTCCCGGCAGACGAATTGACAGTGAATCGTTTGTTTGTGTCGGCATACCTGGAAGTGAGGGGAGTCGCACAACCCCGTGCAGGCTTTCTTTCCCGCTTTGTCATTAAAAATAGTGATAATGAGAATTCAATTCATCAAGAAGTTTGCAGACGTGTCATTTCGGATTTTGGGAAAGATATAACGTTGGAAACAATGGTGCAATTGTTTGAGTTTGTGGTGTCGCCAGCAGACCGAATCGTAACGGGAGCCATATATACTCCCATACGAATCAGGAAGGCGATTATTGCAAATTGTTTGAACAATATGACTATTGAAGAACTGCAGAAGATTCATGCAGCAGATATTTCTTGTGGTTGTGGAGGTTTTCTGATGGATATGGCTCTATTAATCCATCAAAAGACAGGGAAGCCATACTCAGAAATCTACCGGGAAAACATTTATGGAATAGATATACAGCCATACGCGATTGAAAGGACTAAAATTCTATTGAGCCTGTTGGCTTTAATAGGGGGAGAAGATGAAGATTTCGAGTTTAACTTGATATGTAGGGACAGTCTGGATGTCAGGGAGGATGGTTGGGACGGAAGGTACAGAAATTTTGATGTAATTATAGGAAATCCGCCATACGTATGTTCTCGGAACCTGACCGATGAAACGCTTGAAAAACTGAAACGATATGAAGTATGTAGAACAGGACATCCCGATTTGTATATCCCCTTCTTTCAGATTGCTCTTGAAATGCTCTCTGATAACGGACGGATGGGCTACATTACAATGAATACTTTTCTACGTTCAGTCAATGGAAGAGCGTTGCGATTCTATCTCTCTAATCAAGGTTATTCTATATCCATTATTGATTTTAGGGGATATCAGGTTTTTGAGTCGAGAAACACCTATACTTGCCTTTTTTTCTTGAACAAAGCTGATAGAACGAGAACAATACGATATGCGGTAGATGAGAATAGTGAATTACCAGGAGCTGTGAATTACAATATTATACCACTCAATGTGCTGGACAATAATAAAGGATGGACACTGAATGATTTTGTGACAACAACAGCGATAGAGGCAACGGGCATACAGATAAAAGATTACTGCCCATCGCGTCATGGGATAGCAACGCTTAGTAATGAAACGTATATTTTCAGACCCGAAAAAGAGGATGATAGATACTATTTTCATGATGGTTTTCGTATTGAGAGAGAAATATGTCGTGATGTTGTAAATCCGAATAAGCTCAATACGGTAGATGACATTGACGCACTTGTGGAGAAGGTGATTTTTCCATATTATATTGAAGATGGCCGCGCTATTGTGTATGAGCCAGATGAAATGAAACGTCGATTTCCGAGAGCATTCGCTTATCTTAAGGCAAAAAAAAAGGTCTTGTTTGGTCGAGATAAGGGAGATATCAGCAAATATCCTCAATGGTATGCCTTTGGTAGAACGCAGTCGCTGGTGATGCCAAGGTATAAGTTGTTTTTTCCCAAGTTTGCTAACATGGCTTTGAAGTGTGTTATATGTGATGCCCCAGATTTAATGTTGTACAACGGGCTAGCGTTTGTCAGTGATGATGAACGGAAGCTCAGAATCCTGAAGTCTGTTATAGAAAGTGAGATATTCTGGAGTTATATCAAAAAAAATGGGAAACCCTACGCATCAGGTTATTATTCTTTAAGTGGTGTTGATATCAAGCATTTTGGAATACCAGAGTTTACCAGTGTAGAAGAAGATGAGTTGCTTGAAATAGATGATAAGAATGAGAAAGAGCACTGGTTAAAAGAAAAATATAGATTATCACTCACTCGTGTTTGATAAAGTTAAAAACGTTAAATATTCTCTTTGAAGAATCCTCAAGAATCCACGTCGGCACTTTTCTACCGTTTAAAGTGCAAGTCTTTGATATAAAACGACTTGCAAATAATTTTGTAATAAAAATTCTACTTCATCATCTAAAGCCAATGCCAATAATTTATTTGTAATGAATATGAAATTCGTGTCAGAAGATAAATCGTATAAACTCAAAAAGGGAAAGAATAGGTTACCCCGAATTTTCAGATTAGTTATTTTTCTCTTATAAATTTCATCCATTAATATTTCTTGTATGCGTTCTTTCGTATGAGTCCATGATAATTCAATAATGAAATAATCATTTACATCTATTTCATTATTCAGAATATAATCATCAGTCCAAGAAGTTATGACAGAGATGTCTATAATGTTGTACTTAAGGGCGATATTAAACAAAACTATATTTTGATTGATTATTTTTTTCATAGTTACTTCTTTTACCATTTGTTTCCTCCTAATTTTCTTGTCTCTTTTGTATAATTATTTTGTCTTTATTCCATGTCGAGCCTTCCTGTGTTTCCATTCTGAATAATTCCATTATCGAATAAGGTTTCATATCCTTCCCCTTTATTTCCTAACAAATTACAGCCTTCTAATAAAGTATTATTGGAAAAATAAACGGTATCTCCAAATTGACAATCGAAGAAATTCAGAAAGCCGTGGAATATATTTTCTTTCATTATGAACGGCTTTTTGTTATGTCCTCCGGCTTCGAAAGTCGCTTCTTGCAGAATAGTATTATTGGTAAATTCCAGTCCATTTATAAACCAACAATAGGAGAGTTGTACCTCTTTAATGATGCAATCACGAATAACTACTTCTGAATGAAAGAGAAAAGCCGGTAGGTCAAGCCTATCAATAATAGATTGTTTAATGGACAAGCCTGGAAAAGCCACTCTACTTTGACCCTTTTGGGCAAACAGGATTGCCCATCTTGGCCATAATATGATTGCCCCTTTAAAGTCCTGGTGATAGGGGTCAATTTTATTTTATCCTTTTGATTCTCTAGTTTTTCTTAGACCTTAACTTGCGCATACTTTCACCGTACAACTCAATGGTATGGGCCGTATGAATGATTCGGTCAAGGATGGCGTCGGCTATTGTCGGATCACCAACCATGTCATACCAGTTGGACGATGGGTACTGCGAGGTTATGATAGTGGATTTCCTTTCATGCCTGTCCTCAATAATTTCGAGCAGGATGGGACGTTCCTTGGCATCAAGAGGTACAAGAAACAGGTCGTCAAGGATGAGTAACTGGCAACGCTCAATCTTCTTGAGCTCAGTTTCAAGTGTACCTTTGACTTTGGCAACCTTCAGTGCACCAAGCAGTTTGGGTGCATTGGCATAGAAAGTACGGAATCCCCTTTTGCATGCCTCGTGGCCAAGGGCACATGCCAGATAGCTTTTCCCTGTACCTGAAGAGCCGGTAATGAAGAGGTTCTGCCCCTTATGTACAAAGTCAAGGGTGGCGAGGCGTTCCATCTGATTGCGCTCAAGGCCCCGGTTTGTGGCATAGTCAATCTGTTCGAGATAAGCCTTGTATCGGAACGCCGCATTCTTAGTAAGCCGCACTATGGCAGCCTGGGCACGGTAATCCCATTCGCGTGCAAGGAGCATGGAAAGGAAGGTGTCCGCGGTCATGGACTGTGGAGTGGTGCCGGCAAGGCTTTCCCTGAAAGCCTCCGCCATACCGTGTAATTTCATGCGGCTCATCAAATCCAGTGATATGGTGTTCTGGTCTTGTTGTCCCGTTACGGGAGCTGTCTTATTATTTATTTCCATAATTTTAGCTTTATTGTTCCTGTTTGTCTTTTCTGTAATAGTCACGTCCACGTATATTCTTGTGGGTCAGTGGTGTCGGGGATGTCATGTCAGGCTGTATCCTCCCGTCCTCATCAGGAAGGAAATCCGCGTCTTCTCCCAGTTCAAGCACCTCGCGTAAGGCCTGATACCCGTATTGTAGCTTCTGTTCTGCGCAGGCGCAGGCAGCGACCAAACGGTCACGGCCGTATTTTTTCTCCAGCGTCAGTATGCCCCGACAGGATCTGAACGCTTTTGGAGGATATTGCATGACACGCTCCACTTCCCGGAGATAATTCAATACGATATTGTCTATTTCCGAGGCACGTCGGAAGAGTTCCTCAAGATCCTTGTCATAAGGACCATAGTGCCCCGGCAGGTTGTGCTCCTTTTTCCATGAATAGGTGTAGGGTATGTCACAGCGGTCGTGGATGGCGACAAGGTTCATGCTACAGTATATTTCCACCGTATCGGCATCATAGAGAATCGTCACACGCCTTCCTGCATATTCCTTCGGGACACTGTAATGGTGCCTGAACAATGAGACGTAGGAGTTCTTGCCCACGGTCATGAGTTTTCTCTCTTTCATCACGTAGCGTTTCTTAGGAAGCGGACGGAGATAGTCTTTCTCTCCACGCAGGAACATCTCCTTACGTGACGCCTCCCGACCGGCCATCACCTTTTCGTTGAAATCAAGCAGGGAAATACGGATGGCGGTATTGAGACCGTCCAGGCTGGAGAATGTCATCCCCTCTATGTCAAGGTAAACGGAACGGTAGAGAAGTTTCACGGTATTCTCAACCAGGGCCTTGTCCTTGGGGTGGCGTACACGGGCAGGATAGACCGCACAACCGTAATGCTCGGCAAAGGCGGCGAAATCATCATTGATGACCGGCTCGTTACGGTCGCTCCGTGTGACAGCTGCTTTCAGATTGTCGGGAACGATGGCCGCCGGGACACCCTCAAAATATTGCATGGCGTTCTCACATCCCCTTATCAGGTCTTCCTTGCGTTGTGACCATACGGCCTCACAGTAGGTATAATGACTGAACGGCAGGACAGCGACAAAGACCTCGGCCTTCTTCGTCTCGCCTGTCATCTCATCGACAACTTCAAGCCTGTCACCGGCAAAATCAACATACATCTGGTCGGCGGCATAGTGCTCGACATGGCCGACGACCTTGATGTGGAACTTGTACTGGCGGACTGCCCGCTTGAAGGAAGACAGCTGAAGACCGTCAGGATATTCAGCATGATACTCCTTAAACAGTTTTCTGACACTCATCCCTTTGCGTGTCAGGCGGGATACATATCCGGGAAGCAAAGCCTCTAATTCAATCCTTTTGGAAGAAGGCTCCCGACGTCGGGATTCCGTACCGCCAAACATCTCATGCAACTGCTCCTCGGAAAGGGAGAGAAGATGATCGATGCTTTTCCCACTTGAAAGGAACAGACGGACATACTTGCGGACAGTGTTACGGGAAGTATGGAACGTGGATGCCGTTTCCTTGATACCCATCCCTGCCGCATAACATCTTAAAATGTTCTTGATTCTTTTATTCATTTGCATAGATTTTATTATTACCCCTTACACCAGGACTCGGGTTCTCAAATCTACACAAAAAAAACTCTAACGACACTTGTACTAAGTGGTTAATGTTATTTTGGCCAAAAGGGGCAATCATATTATGGCCAAGGTGGGCAATCCTGTTTGGCCAAAAGGGTCAAAGTAGAGTGGCTTTTCCACAAGCCTGAATACAACTCAAAATTCAGCGTATTAATAATTACATCAGGTTCTCTTTTAAGATAATCCAAATCTACTGCTTCTATCCGTTTACCCTCTATTCTTAGCATCCTTCTACGATTCTGAATTATTTTCTTTTAAACAGCGATGCAAAGAAAGAAAATACGCCTTTTCGCTTTTTCTTTGGCTGGGCCTGACTCCTTACAGAGCTGAACCTATTTTTCGTCTCGTCAAATCCGAAAATAACATCGGCTTCTTTTTCTATTTTAGGAATAGCAACGAATTGCAGCTCTTTGTAATTTTCGATATTCTCGATTGGAACCCAGCCTTCTTGCTCGTAATCCCAATAAGTGACGTCGTCCAGCGTTTCCTCTTCGATATCCAGATTTGCCGATACGTCATACTGCCCGTCGGTACTTTTCATCAGGATATACGCTTCGACGAGTTCGTATGTCACGTTGTCGTAATTCAATACCGGTTTTTGCCATGTTTCGTCTATTTCCTCGTTCTCTTCTTCATCCAAGGCAAATATCCAGATTGGATTTTTCTGCATGTCTTGCAGGGTCACATCTTCCATGGGTTTGGGTTTCCCATAAGTCATTTCAATGGAATAAACATTGTCATAGCTTATTCCTTTCAAACCAAATGCTTTCATCTTTTGTTGCGTTTTTAGTCCTATAATAATGAGAGAATCCTTACATCCTTTAGTTCCAAAAAGATATTCCGACCGATTGATAAAATCATCAGATTCGGTAGAAAAACTTGAGAGCTTGTATGCGGGAGTTGCTCCGATAATTTCATCGTAACTGCCGCAACATTCTCTTTTATTCAGAAATTGAGTCTTACGGTGGATGTAATCCAATTTATAAATGTCATGCGGCATAAAAAAGTAGTATCCGATAGAGTCTGTAAGTGCTATAAAAGTAATATTGGGGTACTTGTTTTCATTGCAAAATTCTTTGAACTTCTCCGTAACAATACAATATCCATCGTATGTGCACAATATATCGGCTCTTTTCTTTTCGACCTTGTAATGAACATCCGGTATTTTTTCTAATGTGTTATGACAAATCGGGCATGTGCCCGGTCTGTTTTCATTATCATACATGTATTCTATATCCGGCATAGATATAATTTTAGCTACCACGGTCTCCATTGTTTCATCATTTTATTGTTTCTGTAAAAATCTAATTTCTGCGGGTTGGATACAATAATACAAATATTCTTTTGAATGCTAACAGCATCGCGATGAATTTGTTTGAAGGAGTTGTAGAATATCTTTTACTTTTGCTTTTATTTCAGCTTCTGTAGTGTAAACTTTTGGAGCTATCTTATGATCTTCACTGAACTCTGAATATCGTCCGGCTATTATACTTAATTCATCAAACCATATTCTTTTGTTTTGATCCGTTTCATCTCTATAGATGCCCATATCATACCATTCGTAGAATTTGTTACAAAAGTTTATAGTACTGATTTTATCACAAAAGTATTGTTCTAAAAGATTAGGTATGAACATTTTCTTTGAGATTTGTATGGCTTTACTTTTCAATCTCTCTTTTAGTATCGTAACTTCATTGTAGCTGAGTTTTATTTCTGCAAATGAAACTAAGCTATTAGCTGTTTCGGCTAATTGATTGAATAGCGACAACTCCGTCTCGTTTAAGTTTCCTGAGGTATTCCAATAATCGCTATAATAAATATAAGCAACATAATATTCGTCTGAAAAATCATTTTCATTTATTTCTCCCGCAATGAGTTTATGAATAAGTTCATAAATATCATCTTTGCAATAGCTACTCTCTTCCATTTTGTTCATTCCGGTTTGTGCTTATTATCATACATAATGCCCACATGCTTGAGTCAATTCAAAACTTGATGGACAGTTTTTCTGATAAAAGTAAAAGTAAATTTTCTAAAGCCTCTTCGAAACTCATGACCCCATCAAGATATTCATCTCTACACTCGTCGACATAGTAGATTAATTCTATTTCTTTTTCTGAAAATTCTACTTCATTATCTAAAGCCAATGCCAATAATTTATTTATAATGAATATGAAGTTCGTGTCAGAAGATAAATCGTATAAACTCAAAAGTGGAAAGAATAAGTTACCCCGAATTTTCAGATTAGTTATTTCTCTCTTATAAATTTCATCCATTAAAATCTCTTGGATACGTTCTTTCGTATGAGCCCAAGATATTTCAATAATGAAATAATGGTTTACATCTATTTCATTATTCAGAATATAATCATCAGCCCAAGAAGTTATGGTGGAGATATCTATAATGTTATACTTAAGGGCGATATTAAACAAAACTATATTATTCCGAATCGAACTTTCCTGCATTTTTATTCTGAATTATTTTCTTTTAAACAGCGATGCAAAGAAAGAAAACACGCCTTTTCGCTTTTTCTTTGGCTGTGCCTGACTTCTTATAGAGCTGAACCTATTTTTCGTATCGTCAAATCCGAAAATGACGCCGGCTTCTTTTTCTATTTTAGGAATAGCAACGAATTGCAGCTCTTTGTAATTCTCGATATTCTCGATTGGAACCCAGTCTTCTTGCTCGAAATCCCAATAAGTGACGTCGTCCAGCGTTTCTTCTTCGATATCCAGATCTGCCGATACGTCATACTGCCCGTCGGTACTTTTCATCAGAATATACGCTTCGACGAGTTCGTATGTCACGTTGTCGTAATTCAATACCGGTTTTTGCCAAGTTTCGTCTATTTTCTCATTCTCTTCTTCGTCCAAGGCAAATACCCAGATTGGATTTTCCTGCATATCTTGCAGGGTCACATCTTCCATGGGTTTGGGTTTCCCATAAGTCATTTCAATGGAATAAACGTTTTTATAGTCTATTCCTTTCAAACCAAATGCTTTCATCTTTTGTTGCGTTTTTAGTCCTATAATAATGAGAGGATCCTTACATCCTTTAGTTCCAAAAAGATATTCCGACCGATTGATAAAATCATCAGATTCGGTAGAAAAGCTTGAAAGTTTGTATGCGGGAGTTGCTCCGATGATTTCGTCGTAACTGCCACAACATTCTCTTTTATTTAAAAATTGAGTTTTACGGTGGATGTAATCCAATTTATAAATGTCATGCGGCATAAAAAAGTAGTATCCGATAGAGTCTGTAAGTGCTATAAAAGTAATATTGGGGTACTTGTTTTCATTGCAAAATTCTTTGAACTTCTCTGTAACAATACAATATCCGTCGTATGTGCACAATATATCGGCTCTTTTTTTTTCGACCTTGTAATGAACATCCGGTATTTTTTCTAATGTGTTATGACAGATCGGGCATGTACCCGGTCTGTTTTCATTATCATACATGTATTCTATTTCCGGCATAAATATAATTTTAGCTACCACGGTCTCCATCGCTTCATCATTTTATTGTTTCTGTAAAAATCTAAATTTCTGCGGGTTGGATACAAAAATACATATATTCTTTTGAATGCTAACAGCATAGCAGTAAATTTGTTTGTGGTATAACCTTCAGCTGATTATCATCGAAGGTTTGCAGAAGCTAAAGTAACAGAGATTTTTTGGTTGATTGTCTTTTTCATATTTTGCTTTTAGTGATTATATAGTGTTTCTGCCCAATATAAGATTTTAATTTGAATATTTCAATTTGTTCTTGATTTATTGTTATTGCAGGAGTTAAAAACGGCTCTTCCATTAAAGAAGAAGATTCGTCCGGTATTTGGGGTAACAACTTGATATGAGTTACCCCTTTTCGGGAAAAGTCATCGAATAGAAGTTGTTTCTGTCTTTCACAGAGGGTATGCGCTTTTATCATTTTCTTGTTTTCTTCTTGTCTATAGCGAGCGTCTCCAAAAGAACATGATAAGAACATGATAAGAACATGGTAGGAACTTGGTTGGTGTGAAGGTAAGATGGCTGCTTCTTTTATGTGCTTCCAATCGTGTCAAACCGTTGAAAAGCTGAAATAAATTCAAAACAGATTCTTATCTTTGCGCATTATGGATAGAATGAATCTTTATAATGAATTTCCCTTGTTCCTGAAACGTTATTTCCCTTACAAGGTACAGAAAATATCGCTGAATGCCGGCTTCACATGCCCTAACAGAGACGGCAGCAAGGGCTATGGCGGCTGCACGTATTGCAATAACCAGACTTTCAACCCCGATTATTGTCATACGGAGAAATCCGTCACGCAGCAGTTGGAAGAAGGAAAGCTGTTCTTTGCCCACAAGTATCCGGAAATGAAATATCTGGCCTATTTTCAGGCTTATACCAATACGTATGGAGAACTGGAGAGCCTGAAACGTAAGTACGAGGAAGCCTTGTCGGTGGACGGAGTGGTAGGGTTGGTCATCGGCACACGCCCCGATTGCATGCCCGACAACCTGCTGCGCTATCTGGAAGAGATGAACCGGCATACTTTCCTCTTGGTGGAGTATGGCATAGAAAGCACCTGCAACGAAACCCTCGGGCGCATCCGTCGCGGGCATACCTTCGAGGCTGCCGCAGATGCGGTGGAGCGAACCGCCTCGTGCGGCATCCTTACCGGCGGGCACGTCATCCTCGGACTGCCGGGAGAGACGCCGGCCGACATTGTGGCGCAGGCCGGCACACTGTCGCGCCTGCCCCTCACCACGCTGAAAATGCACCAGTTGCAACTGATACGCGGCACCCGCATGGCATTGGAATATGAGCGCCACCCCGAAGATTTCCATCTGTTCGATGTGGAAGAATACATCGCCCTTGTCATCGACTATATCGAACATTTGCGTCCCGACTTGGTGCTGGAACGTTTCGTATCGCAGTCGCCCAAGGAACTGCTCATCGCTTCCGATTGGGGATTGAAAAATTATGAATTCAACCACCGGCTGCAAAAAAGAATGAAAGAACTTGGAGCATATCAAGGCAAGAAGTATGAAATGTGAGAAAAAAGAACTACTTTTGTGGCATGTTTAAACGTGGAATCAATCTAAATAAATAAAAACAATGAACCCGAAAGCTGTGATAAAAGGAAAAATCCACTACGTGGGAGTAAACGACCGCAATAAACATTTATTTGAAGGCATGTGGCCGTTGCCGTATGGCGTTTCGTACAATTCTTACCTGATAGACGATGAAACGGTGGCATTGGTCGATACGGTGGACATCTGCTATTTCGAAGTCTATCTTCGTAAGATAAAAAGCATCATCGGCGAACGCCCCATACAGTATCTCATCATCAATCACATGGAACCCGACCATTCCGGTTCCATCCGCCTGATAAAGCAACATTATCCCGACATTGTCATCGTGGGCAACAAGCAGACTTTCGGCATGATCGAGGGATTTTACGGTGTGACGGGCGAGCAGTATTTGGTGAACGATGGCGATTATCTGGCTTTGGGACACCATAAGCTCCGTTTCTATATGACGCCGATGGTGCACTGGCCCGAAACGATGATGACCTTCGACGAAACGGAAGGCGTGCTGTTTTCCGGCGACGGATTCGGTTGTTTCGGCACGGTGGACGGCGGCTTCCTCGACACCCGCATCAATACCGACCGCTGTTGGGACGAGATGGTGCGCTACTATTCCAACATTGTGGGCAAATACGGCTCTCCGGTGCAGAAAGCCTTGGCAAAACTGAGCAGCCTGCCCATCTCCACCATCTGTTCCACCCACGGGCCGGTGTGGACGGAAAACATCGGCAAAGTAGTGGGCATTTACGACAAGCTGAGCCGTTATGATGCCGACGAAGGTGTGGTCATTGCATACGGCTCCATGTACGGCAATACGGAACAGATGGCCGAAGCC
Protein-coding regions in this window:
- a CDS encoding HNH endonuclease translates to MGDFRKITPTRRDNAPDGKKYQDYKPLLREDFHQRCGYCGDHDYFRETFYEIDHFVPKTLASEREHDYSNLVYSCRTCNNSKRTKWPTGDVTKPNDGKEGWIDPCEADYAVQFDRLSDGSIKSKTELGAWMWKALTLGNPIHRLKWSLEMLRKEFARTESLDISDVEELKRIRTLNDCYRRFEEQLRGIPNFG
- a CDS encoding HsdM family class I SAM-dependent methyltransferase produces the protein MNRLFVSAYLEVRGVAQPRAGFLSRFVIKNSDNENSIHQEVCRRVISDFGKDITLETMVQLFEFVVSPADRIVTGAIYTPIRIRKAIIANCLNNMTIEELQKIHAADISCGCGGFLMDMALLIHQKTGKPYSEIYRENIYGIDIQPYAIERTKILLSLLALIGGEDEDFEFNLICRDSLDVREDGWDGRYRNFDVIIGNPPYVCSRNLTDETLEKLKRYEVCRTGHPDLYIPFFQIALEMLSDNGRMGYITMNTFLRSVNGRALRFYLSNQGYSISIIDFRGYQVFESRNTYTCLFFLNKADRTRTIRYAVDENSELPGAVNYNIIPLNVLDNNKGWTLNDFVTTTAIEATGIQIKDYCPSRHGIATLSNETYIFRPEKEDDRYYFHDGFRIEREICRDVVNPNKLNTVDDIDALVEKVIFPYYIEDGRAIVYEPDEMKRRFPRAFAYLKAKKKVLFGRDKGDISKYPQWYAFGRTQSLVMPRYKLFFPKFANMALKCVICDAPDLMLYNGLAFVSDDERKLRILKSVIESEIFWSYIKKNGKPYASGYYSLSGVDIKHFGIPEFTSVEEDELLEIDDKNEKEHWLKEKYRLSLTRV
- the istB gene encoding IS21-like element helper ATPase IstB; protein product: MEINNKTAPVTGQQDQNTISLDLMSRMKLHGMAEAFRESLAGTTPQSMTADTFLSMLLAREWDYRAQAAIVRLTKNAAFRYKAYLEQIDYATNRGLERNQMERLATLDFVHKGQNLFITGSSGTGKSYLACALGHEACKRGFRTFYANAPKLLGALKVAKVKGTLETELKKIERCQLLILDDLFLVPLDAKERPILLEIIEDRHERKSTIITSQYPSSNWYDMVGDPTIADAILDRIIHTAHTIELYGESMRKLRSKKN
- the istA gene encoding IS21 family transposase codes for the protein MNKRIKNILRCYAAGMGIKETASTFHTSRNTVRKYVRLFLSSGKSIDHLLSLSEEQLHEMFGGTESRRREPSSKRIELEALLPGYVSRLTRKGMSVRKLFKEYHAEYPDGLQLSSFKRAVRQYKFHIKVVGHVEHYAADQMYVDFAGDRLEVVDEMTGETKKAEVFVAVLPFSHYTYCEAVWSQRKEDLIRGCENAMQYFEGVPAAIVPDNLKAAVTRSDRNEPVINDDFAAFAEHYGCAVYPARVRHPKDKALVENTVKLLYRSVYLDIEGMTFSSLDGLNTAIRISLLDFNEKVMAGREASRKEMFLRGEKDYLRPLPKKRYVMKERKLMTVGKNSYVSLFRHHYSVPKEYAGRRVTILYDADTVEIYCSMNLVAIHDRCDIPYTYSWKKEHNLPGHYGPYDKDLEELFRRASEIDNIVLNYLREVERVMQYPPKAFRSCRGILTLEKKYGRDRLVAACACAEQKLQYGYQALREVLELGEDADFLPDEDGRIQPDMTSPTPLTHKNIRGRDYYRKDKQEQ
- a CDS encoding TIGR01212 family radical SAM protein (This family includes YhcC from E. coli K-12, an uncharacterized radical SAM protein.); the protein is MDRMNLYNEFPLFLKRYFPYKVQKISLNAGFTCPNRDGSKGYGGCTYCNNQTFNPDYCHTEKSVTQQLEEGKLFFAHKYPEMKYLAYFQAYTNTYGELESLKRKYEEALSVDGVVGLVIGTRPDCMPDNLLRYLEEMNRHTFLLVEYGIESTCNETLGRIRRGHTFEAAADAVERTASCGILTGGHVILGLPGETPADIVAQAGTLSRLPLTTLKMHQLQLIRGTRMALEYERHPEDFHLFDVEEYIALVIDYIEHLRPDLVLERFVSQSPKELLIASDWGLKNYEFNHRLQKRMKELGAYQGKKYEM
- a CDS encoding FprA family A-type flavoprotein, with amino-acid sequence MNPKAVIKGKIHYVGVNDRNKHLFEGMWPLPYGVSYNSYLIDDETVALVDTVDICYFEVYLRKIKSIIGERPIQYLIINHMEPDHSGSIRLIKQHYPDIVIVGNKQTFGMIEGFYGVTGEQYLVNDGDYLALGHHKLRFYMTPMVHWPETMMTFDETEGVLFSGDGFGCFGTVDGGFLDTRINTDRCWDEMVRYYSNIVGKYGSPVQKALAKLSSLPISTICSTHGPVWTENIGKVVGIYDKLSRYDADEGVVIAYGSMYGNTEQMAEAIAAELSAQGIRNIVMHHVSKSDPSYILADVFKYRGLIVGSPTYSNQVYPEIESLLSKILVREVKGRYLGYFGSFCWAGAAVKRMAEFAEKSKFELVGDPVEMKQSMKDITYEQCEHLARAMAQRLKKDRK